In Chroicocephalus ridibundus chromosome 21, bChrRid1.1, whole genome shotgun sequence, the sequence GCTCCTCAAGGGcctcctgcccgccccagcccggcccgaGCCTCAGCCCGGGCCCTCACCTTCTGCACCAGGTTCCGCGCGGCGCTGAAGTGGGCGATGATCTTATCCACGGCGGCGCTGATGGCGaccagcagggctgtgggacaAGGGAGAGGGAGATGTCAGCCGGgcggcccggccccaccgccgcAGCACGGGGCTGAGCCGGCCCCGCACCAGCCACGGCCCCCGGCGAGCGGCGGCTCTGGACGGACACCGCGGCCCGGAGCGGCCGGGAAAGGCCCAGGCGAACGGAGCATCCCGGGCTGTCGCCATGGCAACCCGCGGCCCTCAGGCGCCGGCATGAAGGACCCGCCGTTTCCAAAGGGACGAGGCCGGGACGGAGCGGGAGGGGGCCCTCCCGGGCTTGGCAAAACGCCGGGACCGCCCCAGCCCCGTCGGCCGGCTCCACAGCACCATCTGCCGAgaggcggccggggccgggccccgcggctccccgccccagcccccgccggccaccccccccccccccgccgcgctcgGTCGCCCCCCGCCGtcgccgggcctggcggcggctCCGAAaaacctcccccccgcccccgccgggccgttacctttcttctgctccccgcggggccggcgggctcCCTCCGTGCTCCCCGCGGCGGGCCTGGCTGGAGAGAGCGGGGCGGCGGGGTGAGCGCGGCCTGGCCCGGCCTCTCCGCcgccggcgggcgctgccggggccggcgggACCGAGCGGGgcccgggcgctgccgccgcgggAGGCGCGGGCCGCCCCCgacccgctccgccgcccccggcccgctccccgccggggcccggcGCGCCGCGCTCGGTCATGGAGCCGGAGGccgcggcgggcggagcggggcgggcggcgcgggtgaggcgcggccggcccggccccgggcggccccggggccgtgTGTCCCCCGGCGGGGGCGCGGACGGGGCCGGCCCTGCCCGCACGGAGCCGGGACAAAACCACCGGCACCGGCCGGCGAGGAGCCCGCGGCCgccacccgcccccccgccccgctgggTCCCCTAAAgggcgacaccccccccccccgcacccggcCCAGGGCACCCAAACtcaccctccctgcagggctcGTCTCTGCTCTCCACCGTCCCCGACACCCGGGGGTCCCCAGCGGGTCCCCCGAGCCTCCGAAGAACCGGGGTGTCTTTGCCACAGGCGGAGCCCAGCCCCGTCTCTCCCGGTGGCGGCCCCCCCTCCTCTGCGGCCCCCAGCTGCGCCTCTGCGATGGGCTGCAGTCCCGGCCGGGATCGCCTCCTCTTCGGCTGGTGGCTTTCCATGGGTGCCAGCAAGTGTGCGCCCAGAGGCGCAGGTGGCACCCAGCCTGCGCCGTCGCCACCTATGGCCACCTCGAGGGGTGCAGGCGGGTGCTGAGATGCCACCAGCTCTGCCCGCTCGCCGGCTGGCTGGCCCTTGGGCTTGCTGGAGGCACTGCGGTACCGCAGCTCCTTGAACGTGGTCACCTCTctctgcctggagctgggtggTTTTGCCGGCCAGTCGTGCTGGAGCTGGGGCCGGGCTGGCTCCTGGCCCGTGGCGTTGGAGAGGAGCTCGCTGGGGGGTGGCAGCTCTGTGTCAGGTGAGAATACGATCAGCCAGTCGCTCCGGTCAGCCCTGGCCTGGGCAGGAGTGGGCCCAGCGGtgttcctcttcctcttctgggCAAGCTCGTGGAAGGAGGTGATGGTCTTCTTGCCCGCATCTCTGCAGAGGTCACCCGAGCCAGGCGCCGGCTCTATGGGCaggagcagctgctctgccctctgcGCATTGAGAACCTGCAGCCGTcttcggggccgggggggcacgggCGGGGGGACACTGCCAGCTCGGGGCTGCAGCTCAGGAGCTCTGCTCAGACCAGAATCCCATCGTCTTGGGGATGGCAGTGCCGGAGCCGTGGCATCGGGGTTGGGGAGGGAGTTGCAGTTAGGGTCAAGGTCGGCGCAGATGCTGGTGGTCTCCTGCGCGACTGCACTGGGAAAGGTCTCATCGCACTGGGAATCAAGCAAGGTGCTGCTGCAGAGGCTGTCCGGGCTCGCTCCAGCCAAGGTGTCTGATCTCTGGAGCAGCAGGGGGTTGAGGTTCGTGTCTCTTCCATCGCACGTCCTCCCCTGGTCAGCCAACAACTGGATGTCTTCTATGGGAATGACGTTGGGCTGATTTTCAGGGGATTGGGACCCTTCTCTGGAGAACCCCTTGCAGTACACGGAGACCGGGGAGTCATCCAAGCTGAAATCCGAGCAGCTactgacagaggaggaggaggaggaggaggaagccagaTCACAAGGGGGATCACAAGGGGAAGTCGCCTCCTCCCCAGCATGCAGGTAGGGGAAATCCTCTTGAGCTGCCTGGTTCTGGAGACCCAACGTCACCGGCTCCTGAGCGTGGGACTCACAACACCGGCATTTCAAGGAGGGATTGTTGGAATTGGCATCCACTTGCTCACAGTTCTCCGGGCAGTCGCTGCAGCCGGTCTGGTCTCCTCCACCCACGGAGGTGGAGGTCTCTTGGAGCTCTGGGTGCCGGGAGAGGTGCAGCCCCAGGGAGATGTGCTGCAGATGGATGTGGTTGAGGTTGCACAGCAGGCCTTTCTTGGGAGCCAGCATGATGCTGCTCATGCGCCAGGGCTCCTCAGAGAGACCCCCACAGCTCCTCTCTTCAGACCATCCAGCTCCCTGCAAACATCAAACCCCTTTCAGTCGGCGGGGGAGAACACGGCAGCACAAACCCGGAGGGCAACGGAGGGGGTGAGAGGGGTGGCAGTGACCTTGCGGCAGCCACCGAGCAGGGCATGGACGGCTGCAGGGAACCGGTGCGAGGGCCGGTGGGTTCAGAGGCGGGAATACGCCCCGCAGAGAGGGGCTGCCCCGCAGCTCGGGCCCGtcggctgggcaggggctgcggcCGGTCGCCGGCGGCTGGTCCCCGGGGCACGACCTGAGCGCGCTCGGGGGGATGCTCCGGCCGGCCCAGGCAGCCGCAGCGGGGCTGAACTCCCCCCGCCGGGTCTCGGCGGTCGGGAGCATCTCAGAGGCGCCGCCAAGGAGAAAACGCCCTTGAAACCCCAGCCGAGGGAGGGGGCGGCTCGGCCGGCCCCGAGCCCCGGGCACGGCGAGGAGACGCCCGGCCCCGCAGACATGGCAGCCGCCGCATCGCTCGGCCCTTCCCCCGCCGCGGGGAgagccccggcccccggcccggccccaagCACCCCGCCGCTGCGCGGAGCTTCTCCCCCACCCTACCgagcctccccccagccccacggagcccccgcagccccgctcacCTCGTCGCGCTGCGGCGGCGAATGCGGTTTGCGGGGTGgaggagccccggccccgcccgggagccgccccggccccgcccctcccgcggGGCGGTGCTCCGGTACCaccccccccgcatccccggccccagcccccagcaggcAGCGACGCACCCACAATAACTTATGTTTATTGACACAAGGGCTGGCAGATGATCCACGGCCCCCCACAAacgccccccccgctccccatgGCGGGGCAGGGACCGGCTCCAGGGGCAGCTACAgcgtggggggggggaaccccaccGGGCCCCCTTTGTAAAGGCCAAGCAGTCCACGGACAGGCCCAGCATCACTTCTGCCGCTTGTAAATCTTCTGAGCTAGGCCAAGGAAGATCTCCCTGGGGAGGCGGTTGGCGTGCTTTCCGATCAGTTCCTGCAGGCGCCCATAGCTGTTCTCCTCGTACTCCTGAAACGCAGCCCTCATGCCCAGAGCCTCATAGAGCTCCTTCACCTTTGCCACCTTCTCGGGTTCCTTACATCCATAGTTCTCCTGAGAAAACCCCAGAATAAGCCAGGCTGAGGTCAAGCTTACGGCCAGAAGCCGCCTCTTGTTCTCCCTGCTCTACTCACAGCCACCAagccctctcccagcctggcagcagcGCAGGGCGGCAGGGGTACACTACAGCACTCCACGCTCCCTCTACACCATGCCCTGGGCGATGGAGTCCACACCGCCTCTCCCCCTTCTCCAGGGGGTTTAACAGCCTGGTGGCTGATTACCTCCAGGATCCGCCTCTGGTCTGGTGTGACCCGACGGAGACACTCCACCACCAGCCAACTACACTTATTGTCCTGGATATCAGTGCCAACCTTCCCCGTCAGCTCCGGGTCCCCAAAGCAGTCCAGGTAATCATCCTGAACAAAGACGGAGGCATGTGAGCGCCACAACCAGCGTCTTACAGGCCCTGAGGGACAGGGAGCCACCTCCTACCTGGATCTGAAAGAATTCACCCATCTCCAACAAGATCGCTTTGGCATTGTCGTGCTCCTCCTTGCTGTCAATACCGGTCTAAGAGGAGGTAAAAGGAATAAAGCCTTCCAGCACCCGCCCTCCACCCTCACTCCTGCCATCTCCTACCCCCCTGCCCTCCTCAACAGCCCCAGATCGAGGGTCAGGCCCCTCCAGAGACTGTCTCCGTAAAACTCACCATGTACATGGCAGCGGCCACAGGCAGGTAGAAGGAATAGAACGCTGTCTTATACTTAACGATTGCCTTATACCTGCGGCAGAGGAACCTCACTCAGTGACAAAGCCCAGGCCTTCCCCTCCCACCAGGGCTCCGCGGGTGAGGGCCAGCAGGAGAAAAGCGGCAGCTCCCTCCAAACCAGCCCCCAAGCTCCGACAGCGTGAGCAAGGCTTGCTGCCCGAGGCCTGGAGGGCGCGACCAGCATTTCAGCAAGCCCTTGTCTCTCTCACACAGTCTGGAGGGGACCGCAAGCAGAGCCGCCCTGCCACAGCTCGGCTGGCATCTCTGTCCCCTTCTACCTCTCTACCTCTGCTCACTGAAGCGATTCAAATCCACCTGGGAAATGGGAGCAGTGATGAGGTCCAGCATCTGCCCAAGCTCAGTCTGGTAGGCAGtctgaagaggagagaaaggattTATTCACACAGTCCCCACAGCACAgtgaaaaccccaaacccaagccCCATTTCGGCTCCTCTGCAAGTCTGAAGGAAGGGTGTGAGTCCAGCAGAATGGCCCAGGGACTTAAGGAACAGTCCCCAGGCCTGCCTCCctaagaggctgagagagctggggggggtcagcctggagaagagaaggctccgcggagaccttggagccccttccagtccctcaaggggctccgggaaagctggggagggactctggagcagggaggggagccacgggacgttgggaatgggttgaaaccaaaagaggggagattgagatgagatgtggggaagaaattccttcttccgagggcggtgagcccctgggccaggttgcccagagaagctgtggctgccccatccctggaggggttcaaggccaggttggacggggcttggagccacctgggctggtgggaggtgtccctgcccagggcaggggaggggacgggatggtcttcaaggtcccttcccacccaaaccattctatgaaccCTCCAGGAAGGGCCCAGCCCCAGGGTAAGCCTGCAGGAGGGTGACACAGGGGTCAGGCTCACCTGCAAGAAGAGCTCCAGCAGGTGCAGGTAGTACGGGCGCTCCCCACAGTACTTCTTCAGCAGCCGGTAGACAGACGACTCAAGGAGGAAGGCGTCGTTGATGGCATCCAGCCCGATCCCTTCCTGCACCAGGAGAGCAGAGAGATGTCACACAACACCCCAACCCCACGGGGCGCCCCGGCAGCCAGGGCCCTCCCGAGCGCTCTCACCTTCTTGTACCAGCAGAGCTGCCCTCGCCGGGTAAGGGACGCGTCCATGATGTCGTCAGCCACCAGGAAAAAGGCTTGGAACTACGAGAAGCCGGGTTAGGGCTGGGGGTCGCCCCACGGGACACCCGCCCACAGCCGCCCTCCCCGGCTCTCACCAGCTCGATGCACCAGCCGACGGCCAGGGCGCACCGGAGGCTCTCGGGGTCGCGCTGCTCGGGCCCCGCCAGCTGCCGGAAGGCGGCCAGCACCGTCAGCCCGCGGTTGCACTTCCCGCCCGGCGCGTTGTACTCCAGCACCTGCGGGCCGCGGGGACAGCGGGCAgcgggggcagcgccgggcccgccgccccccaccccggcctgtCCTCCGCGCCCCTCACCTCCTTCAGCCTCGCCACGGCGTCGCCCACCTCCGGGTGGCCCAGGCCTCCCTCCGTCAGATCGCGGACGATCTGCGGGAAGAAGGCCGCGAACTCCTCCCGCTCGGCCGCCCCGCTGCCGCTCATGGTGACCCCGAgcgcggccgggccccgccgcccgcggccTTTTGAGGCGCTCCGCCCCCGGCGCCGGGCGCGGGGCCCGCCGGGGCGCGTAGTGCGgagccgccgcgcccgccgccaccccgccgccgccggactacagctcccggcgtgccccgcgcgggggcggggccagcgtcGGGACGCGCCCTGCGCCCGCGCTCATTGGCCTGCTCCATCGTATGAGGATGAGCCCAAGCGGGATGGGCCAGTAGGAGCGCGGGGAGGGCGGGACCGAGCCGGCTGATTGGTggagagggaggatggagagagcgCCCGGCCGcagcgcgggggcggggcgggcagtCGGGGGGAGCGGGGTATCGGGGGGTGCGGGGCAGGGGGTGCGGGCCTCGGGGTGCAGGTCTCGGGGGGGCTGCAGCTaccgggggggtgcagggggtgcagTGCGGGGGGTGCAGGTGTTAGGGGCCTGCAGGGGGGGGGTGCAGTGCAGGGGGATGCCGGTGTCGGGGGgtgcggtgcgggggggggggcggtgcacTGCACACCTTTGCGTGCGGGTGAGAAGCCGGGTGCCGCCGGGGGGTGCGCTCTGGCTTCCCGCTGTCCCCGCGGCCGTCCCCTCGCTGTGACGAGGCCGGGGGTGGGCTCAGCTCTGCGTGGCACCCCTGGCCCGCGACGAGGGatgccgccccgcagccccctccccagcgccccgcagccccctccccagcgcccggCCCGCTGATTGGCAATCTCCCGCTTATCCGCCGTGATCCTCTAATCTCGGCTAACCCTGCTTTAATCAATCTCTGCCTTGTTGCCTGCTAATCCCCCCCCGCTATTGCCACCGCCGGGAGCACGGGGGCTTGGGGCAGAGCCGTCACAGCCGGGTCCCCATGCGGCGCTGGGCCCGGCTGCCGGCAGCATCGCTGCCCTCGCCCCAGGACACGGCAGGAGCCGGCAGGTCCCTTCGCCTCATCCCCAGCCCCGGACGCGTCGGCTGCCTGAGCCCTGCAGATGGTGGGTGAATCGTGGCTGGGCATGAGACACACAAGGGCTGTAATTGTATTTCCaagaaaatgctctttttgcTTCCAGCAGCTTCAGTGCGCCGCGGAGTGGCTtgctggctgggcagagccaggccCAGGCGCTGGCGGCGCAGGCCGGCCCTCCAGCAGGACGCTGGGGCAGGGGACTGTTGGCATACACGCACTCTTAATCGGTGTAATCTGAAATAATCAAATTAGAAAGAAACCGCTAATCGGCTCTGATCTCATGGTGTATCACAGAGCCTTACTCTTGCTGATGGTGGGGCAGCCACCAGCATcctgcggcgggggctgccgtgGGGAGAGCTGACGGGGCACGGTGGGCTGCCCGCACCCTGCAGATGGTGCTGCGGAAGGTACGGAGGCAGGAGGTGCCGAGGAGGGGTGCAGTCAGGGCAAAACCGTGGCCCCAGACCTGCACCGGCAGCGTCGTGTGGGGTTCTGCGCCGCAATCGCCCCGGCCGTCGTGGCTCAGGCACCCCAGCACATCTCGCGCTGCGTGACCTTCATTTAATCTAGTTAATGCCCAGCGTCCGCTCTGCAATCAGGCAATATcaaacctcccccctcccccccaccccccagttaaTAAATGGAAGGGAGATGGAAGGGGAAAATAACCAAAGATTAAACAGTAATCTCCCCAGGGCCTAAAGGGACGGGGTGGGCGGGAGGGTCCTGCTGCCTTTGGGcccccactgcactccccggggCTGTGGGACCGGGGACAGGCCCCTCGCAGGGCACCCAGGGATGTCCCGGCTGCTCCGGGCTCTGGGCAGGGCCAGGACTGGATCCAGCTTCTACGCAGGAGGGGGAGCgtggtgtcccccccaccccatcccaaccCGCCCTGGGGGTGCCAGCAGGTGGCACCGAAGGAGGccgccccagcccagctcagaatCTCTCTTTATTATTTAAATCCATTATGTACAAcgaccaaaaataaaaaaatgcttttaaattctcTGCGATATGAAAACTACAAGCTCTGTACATCGACTGCCGTGAGTGCAAGAGTGAAGGATCATGGTCTTTGGTGACTAGACTCGCACCCACGCACGCCGCAGAGACACGCGTGTGCCGCTGGCCGCCCTggcccctccagcctccccaccGGGACGGGGCGCTGGGGCCACAAGCCAACGTGGCTCGAGGCAGGGGTCTGCCGTGGCGGTGGCTGGAGCACAGGGTGGCTCtggctcctggcacagggctgcggCGTGGGGAGGGTGCGCAGGCAGCGTGGCTGGCGGAAGCGGAGCCGTGCTCGGTGCCGTCCGGACCAGCCCGCGTGCTCTGCGGGGGACACCTAGGATGACCGCTAAAACATCTACATCACGCAGTGTAAACACAGCCTGGGAACGTCTGACTACGCAGCCCGGCTGCAGACCCCTTCCCGAGGGGCTGCCGGGGAGACACCGACCATGGGGATGGAGCGGGACGCGGGGTGGGCGGGGAAGGGGAGTTGAAGTCCgtggaaaaaaaggcagtgctGGACGTCCCCTCTGATGGCCACACTGACGGGATTCCCACCGGACTGCTGTGCCCCGCTGGCCGGGCGCTCTGAGCAGCCCCGCAGTCCGGACTAGTCCCGACGTCCCAAAACATGAGGGGGGAGAACTCAAGACCTCACTTCGAGAAGTACCATGTGGAACAAGACCCTCGCCTGCTGCGCCGGGGGTCTGGTGCACCCTGGTCGGTGGCAGCCAAGCCCCAGAGGACGACTACAAGCCATGGTTCCTGACTCCAGTAGTGGGAAGCAGCTTGCGCAGCACGGCGGGGTCGGGAGGGGACACTACTCTAACCAGGACTGCTAACACGGTTGGCCCAAAGCAACACTGTAAGCAGAGCTCAGCTGCTCGGCGGAGCCACAACTCGAACACACATGGCTGGCTACTGGCTCTGGAGGGGCGATGGTGGTTGGCCTCAGGGACCCTGGGCCCCTGCCCTCCCCTACAGAGACCCAGAAGGGTGAGGGGGAggcagccccacggccccacaCGTCACCCAGGCGCTGCCCGGGGTTGGCATCTCTTCGCAACACCCTTCGGCTCACTGCAGCGCTGGTGACTGGCATCACCGGGCAGTCTGGAGACGGGACCGCAGCGCAGGGCGGGAGCAGAGCCCGGGCTGAGCATCCTCCCAGGAGCCGCGGGCAGCGGGGTCCCGCTCTGGCTGCCCCTCGCCAGAGCATGGGGAGGGTCCGGGTGGCAGCGCCCAGGGGCAGGGCGCTGCCCGGCAGCGCATCCCAACCTCACAGGGACCCAGCACCTCCAAGGCGAGGGGCACCCCCGAGCCGGGAAGAGGCACCTGGGGGCTGCTCAGTGGGAGACCCGTCCGACCCCCATCTCCGCCACGTGGCACTCGCCACACCAGGGGGACCCTGCCCGGGACGCCCAGGTCCTGGTCCCTTAGGGACATCCCTAAGGCCCTTCCCTCCATCCAGGGCCTCAGGGAGGGGCGACCTGGCCCCCAATGGCCCTGGGAAACCGCACTCTGTCTGCCCGGGCAGACCCCGCCatggggctccagccccctcactCTGCCCTCAGCTGTGGGCCCCGCGGGGGctgcctctccccctctcccagaAAGCGAGGGTGCTGGGCAAAGCTTTCTGGGGATCAAGGCAGGCGTGTGGCGGCCACTGCTGCCACCGAGGACAAACTGGAGGAGCCGCCAGAGCCGGCCTGGGCCCAAGGAGAAGCCGTGGGGTGCAAGGGCAGAGCACGGGGGGGCCCGGCCCCCAGGGAGCAGTTGTTGGGAGCCGGGCTCCCCAGCAAGGCCAGGGTTTGGGCAAGGGCTCTGACCCATCCTGTAGCCAGGAGGGCAGGACTCGGGAGAGACGGTGATGGAGCAAGGAGGCGAGAGCCCGTGCAGGGTTTCCCCCGCAGGGCAGTCAGCAGAGCCCCCTCCTCATCCAGCTgggccggctgtggggctgccccatacCCGTCCCTGCCATCCCCCCGCGTCTGGAGCAGCCAGTCTATGGCCCCGGGCGCTGCCTCTCACCTCATCTTCTCTCCAACACAGCCGGGGCCAGGGCCCTTCCCCAGGTGCTCTGCCTCTCCTGCCGCCTCCGCCGCCAGCGTGCCTGGGTCCCTCCTGCCTGTGCACGGTGCTGCCGGGGACTCACATGTTGGACGGGAGTTTGGGCTTCCCTGTTTCCACCTCGGGGCTGAAGGCCACGGAACCCTTGCGGGAGggacctgctgcctgcctggaCGCAGAGACCGGGGACTGCGGGGTGGATGCTCCCGCCACGGAGCGGCTGGGTTGAGCCAGCGATCCTGAAGGCATCTGCTGCGGGTGTGCCGGCTGGCCTGGGATCCCCGGACATGGCTTGGTGAGGAGTCCGGCTACCGAGGGAGAGGATCTGCGGGCCAGATTCCCTGCAGatttcctgccctgctgcaagGAGCTCCCGTCGGCTTGCTGGGCCACTTTATtgggaagggagggctgggaggcGGAGAGGAGCCGGACGTCCTGGGTGAGCCGCCCCACGGGCAGGCCCTGGATGCTCCTGTGCTTcaccagctgctggggctgcatcaaaagagagATGTGGGAGCCAGTGGCTCGGGACAGGCTGTAGTGGAGCgttctccctgctggcagcacctgctctgagctgggggaTGGAGCCCCCGCCGCCTGCTGCAGTAGCGAGGTGGAGACCGAGGCGCCCCGGGACttggagagctggggctgggagccggccGGGGGCTGCTTGGCTGCCGGAGGCATCTCCCCCTTCTGTGCCGCGCGTGGCAGGGGCTGCGCCCCATGGCTTGGTCTCTGGCCGCCGCTCTCCAGGGGCGCCTGGGACTGGACCATGGGGGAGGAAGGCGAACCGGCGGCGGGCGTCTGGAGGTGGGACTGTGTCCCCGACGGGGAGCTTACGGAGGAGGGCCGGGAgccccccaggctgggctgggacctGCGCACCGGCTTTGTGAGCAGGGTGGCCTCAGGGGAGAGCGGgctggagatggaggagggcgGCAGGAAGATGTGGGCCTGCAGGCTGTGCTGGTGAGTCAAGGCAATGGCCACGTTGGTGGTGGCGGCGGCTGTCTGCAGGGGCGCGTGCACCAGCGGCTCCCAGATCACCGGTTTGCCGCTCAGCTCCCGGCCCATCGCCATCTGCTGCAGGTCCTGGATGTTGTGGGCCATGTCCTGGTCGTGCTTCACGATCTGCTGGATCATCTCGTTGTTCATGGACCCCGCGCTGTGCTCGGCTCGCTTGCGGAGCAAGATGGAGTTCTTCTTCCCTGGGTGGGAGGCAGCAGTGTCACTGACCCCGGGAGCGCTGGCTCTTGGGGACATCGTGgagggcagggtggtggtggggaagggagagtAAAACCTCATCGGTGTGACGAAGGGAAGCAAGACCCTGGGGAAGGTCCGGactggggcagagggagaagcagggacAAAACAGGGTAGTCCTGGCTCCAAAGGTtccaggctgggggctggggtcCTGCTTGTCCTTTGCAGGTGAGGGGGGGCGAAGACAGCAGCTGGCTGATGCCAGACAGTGCAAATATGTGTGGGGGCGGTGAGAGATCCCCCAGGGAGCCTGTCATATGGCATTGCCTGGATCTTgcctgggaggagagagggatcCTGGAGGCAGGCTCCTTCCCTGTGCTCCCCCTCATCCTCATTGCTGGGGACCCATGGGGCTGGGATGCCGTGATCCATGGGGCCTGTGATGCCGTCACCCATGGGGCAgggctgccgcagcccctggGAGCAGGTGCAGAGGAGGCTGCGCTGGGCCCCGAGGCCGCTCCTCACCTATGCGGTCCAGCCGGTCCATGGCCACCGTCTCGAAGGCCCTGCGCATCATGGGGTACTCCTCCAGCACCTCATTGAAATTATCCACCGACAAGGAGTAGAGGCGGCAGTAGGTGTCAGCTCGCACGCTGGCCGTCCGCCTGCCCCGCGTCAGC encodes:
- the RUSC1 gene encoding AP-4 complex accessory subunit RUSC1 isoform X1 yields the protein MSSIMLAPKKGLLCNLNHIHLQHISLGLHLSRHPELQETSTSVGGGDQTGCSDCPENCEQVDANSNNPSLKCRCCESHAQEPVTLGLQNQAAQEDFPYLHAGEEATSPCDPPCDLASSSSSSSSVSSCSDFSLDDSPVSVYCKGFSREGSQSPENQPNVIPIEDIQLLADQGRTCDGRDTNLNPLLLQRSDTLAGASPDSLCSSTLLDSQCDETFPSAVAQETTSICADLDPNCNSLPNPDATAPALPSPRRWDSGLSRAPELQPRAGSVPPPVPPRPRRRLQVLNAQRAEQLLLPIEPAPGSGDLCRDAGKKTITSFHELAQKRKRNTAGPTPAQARADRSDWLIVFSPDTELPPPSELLSNATGQEPARPQLQHDWPAKPPSSRQREVTTFKELRYRSASSKPKGQPAGERAELVASQHPPAPLEVAIGGDGAGWVPPAPLGAHLLAPMESHQPKRRRSRPGLQPIAEAQLGAAEEGGPPPGETGLGSACGKDTPVLRRLGGPAGDPRVSGTVESRDEPCREARPAAGSTEGARRPRGEQKKALLVAISAAVDKIIAHFSAARNLVQKAQLGDSRLSPDVGYLLLHTLCPALYALVEDGLKPFQKDVITGQRKNSPWRVVEASVKTGPNARSLHSLCWHVAGLAPLSSARQKFHAFILGLLNIKQLELWISHLQKSPGVISVLYSPTAFFALSQGPLPHLADELLLLIQPLSVLTFHLDLLFEHHHLSMDVRPLSRRLESPLSPAHRSAQAVQPSPEGQSGAAGASLEDETPPDALGRVAGAEGNERAQSQAAVRGLIPGPEVGAALQQTFQHVLRWGNQLSRTFLGADSSPETHRPEAGPRDAGAGWWGQLSQASRIYAAPSKEKFPFVWWTKLRMAAGDSSPGQAARPQPSVNEPRGTELQLLQTKAGPELPGPKPSSSADTSGTSSPEDLIVPAGAGAPTKLDDPAAGEKLLPVSPEPCANRNQAAPSDPEADGPPGPDKGSWLGRLFGATSPSARSFPPSPDAISARSRRPSSWLSPSARVLAVAVKGLAAEKSPAQEEPEKNSSVSPQAPRAVRALCDHTGAADGHLSFQKGDILQLLSTVDEDWIRCCHGNNTGLVPVGYTSLIL
- the FDPS gene encoding farnesyl pyrophosphate synthase; amino-acid sequence: MSGSGAAEREEFAAFFPQIVRDLTEGGLGHPEVGDAVARLKEVLEYNAPGGKCNRGLTVLAAFRQLAGPEQRDPESLRCALAVGWCIELFQAFFLVADDIMDASLTRRGQLCWYKKEGIGLDAINDAFLLESSVYRLLKKYCGERPYYLHLLELFLQTAYQTELGQMLDLITAPISQVDLNRFSEQRYKAIVKYKTAFYSFYLPVAAAMYMTGIDSKEEHDNAKAILLEMGEFFQIQDDYLDCFGDPELTGKVGTDIQDNKCSWLVVECLRRVTPDQRRILEENYGCKEPEKVAKVKELYEALGMRAAFQEYEENSYGRLQELIGKHANRLPREIFLGLAQKIYKRQK
- the HCN3 gene encoding potassium/sodium hyperpolarization-activated cyclic nucleotide-gated channel 3 isoform X2, yielding MKYLKSWFLVDFISSIPVDYIFLIVDLETQVDSDVYKTARALRIVRFTKILSLLRLLRLSRLIRYIHQWEEIFHMTYDLASAVVRIFNLIGMMLLLCHWDGCLQFLVPMLQDFPEDCWVSINHMVNDSWGKQYSHALFKAMSHMLCIGYGQQAPEGMTDVWLTMLSMIVGATCYAMFIGHATALIQSLDSSRRQYQEKYKQVEQYMSFHKLPGDTRQRIHEYYEHRYQGKMFDEENILGELSEPLKEEIINFNCRNLVANMPLFANADPNFVTAMLTKLRFEVFQPGDFIIREGTVGKKMYFIQHGVVSILTKGNKETKLSDGSYFGEICLLTRGRRTASVRADTYCRLYSLSVDNFNEVLEEYPMMRRAFETVAMDRLDRIGKKNSILLRKRAEHSAGSMNNEMIQQIVKHDQDMAHNIQDLQQMAMGRELSGKPVIWEPLVHAPLQTAAATTNVAIALTHQHSLQAHIFLPPSSISSPLSPEATLLTKPVRRSQPSLGGSRPSSVSSPSGTQSHLQTPAAGSPSSPMVQSQAPLESGGQRPSHGAQPLPRAAQKGEMPPAAKQPPAGSQPQLSKSRGASVSTSLLQQAAGAPSPSSEQVLPAGRTLHYSLSRATGSHISLLMQPQQLVKHRSIQGLPVGRLTQDVRLLSASQPSLPNKVAQQADGSSLQQGRKSAGNLARRSSPSVAGLLTKPCPGIPGQPAHPQQMPSGSLAQPSRSVAGASTPQSPVSASRQAAGPSRKGSVAFSPEVETGKPKLPSNM
- the RUSC1 gene encoding AP-4 complex accessory subunit RUSC1 isoform X2, with translation MSSIMLAPKKGLLCNLNHIHLQHISLGLHLSRHPELQETSTSVGGGDQTGCSDCPENCEQVDANSNNPSLKCRCCESHAQEPVTLGLQNQAAQEDFPYLHAGEEATSPCDPPCDLASSSSSSSSVSSCSDFSLDDSPVSVYCKGFSREGSQSPENQPNVIPIEDIQLLADQGRTCDGRDTNLNPLLLQRSDTLAGASPDSLCSSTLLDSQCDETFPSAVAQETTSICADLDPNCNSLPNPDATAPALPSPRRWDSGLSRAPELQPRAGSVPPPVPPRPRRRLQVLNAQRAEQLLLPIEPAPGSGDLCRDAGKKTITSFHELAQKRKRNTAGPTPAQARADRSDWLIVFSPDTELPPPSELLSNATGQEPARPQLQHDWPAKPPSSRQREVTTFKELRYRSASSKPKGQPAGERAELVASQHPPAPLEVAIGGDGAGWVPPAPLGAHLLAPMESHQPKRRRSRPGLQPIAEAQLGAAEEGGPPPGETGLGSACGKDTPVLRRLGGPAGDPRVSGTVESRDEPCREALLVAISAAVDKIIAHFSAARNLVQKAQLGDSRLSPDVGYLLLHTLCPALYALVEDGLKPFQKDVITGQRKNSPWRVVEASVKTGPNARSLHSLCWHVAGLAPLSSARQKFHAFILGLLNIKQLELWISHLQKSPGVISVLYSPTAFFALSQGPLPHLADELLLLIQPLSVLTFHLDLLFEHHHLSMDVRPLSRRLESPLSPAHRSAQAVQPSPEGQSGAAGASLEDETPPDALGRVAGAEGNERAQSQAAVRGLIPGPEVGAALQQTFQHVLRWGNQLSRTFLGADSSPETHRPEAGPRDAGAGWWGQLSQASRIYAAPSKEKFPFVWWTKLRMAAGDSSPGQAARPQPSVNEPRGTELQLLQTKAGPELPGPKPSSSADTSGTSSPEDLIVPAGAGAPTKLDDPAAGEKLLPVSPEPCANRNQAAPSDPEADGPPGPDKGSWLGRLFGATSPSARSFPPSPDAISARSRRPSSWLSPSARVLAVAVKGLAAEKSPAQEEPEKNSSVSPQAPRAVRALCDHTGAADGHLSFQKGDILQLLSTVDEDWIRCCHGNNTGLVPVGYTSLIL